In Pochonia chlamydosporia 170 chromosome 3, whole genome shotgun sequence, the following are encoded in one genomic region:
- a CDS encoding transposase-like protein (similar to Beauveria bassiana ARSEF 2860 XP_008602358.1) has product MSSVFDHSDSASAIDIGHSTGHLDDPNSVIDTEATSSPAPSSSPALTAPRPRTSPIWQYCRREEGKAVPAAWVDSNGTKWWHCQPCFDKKRPKRYNYSGGSSVIVNHLRKEHHIMIAGRQESRREVTQSRLGDITAFLAKDTPSLIKKRKATAEEDALDQATLRELYCRYTVACSLPFAHAEQPAFRDLIRYIRPASDDLLPRSGDTVRTDLQRAYINKEFVKRALQNALSSIHVVPDNWTSPNCLGVIGFTVQFVTEDHGLLSLVVRIKELEGQHSGENMAEAIMEFIREYGIASKVGYFMMDNASNMNTMIDKVSDDLEREFDVFYDPLPHRLRCFGHIISMAVMEFLIGKRPPTTNPYHGPSNEGVEQWRKRGAIGQLHNIVVYITWTPQRLQTFTTLSDGLRLRRDNDTRWNSWYGMVEWALRPKVRQAITIFCAQEPALQDDALTPSDWATLAEIHKFLEPFYDATIANEGMRDSISDILPTMDYLLHHIEAARKATALPHLAAMMETAWAKLADYYELTEDSPVYSAATVLNPSLKWAYMEKTWEDKIEWIERAKARVGQLWRETYKSTTSCPVLRPGSAQQTTTRRLNGYKMWMKEQRATIFNMDDDEYEVYCREPVMMVSDPLKWWLESAQRRRFPNLSLMAIDILSIAPMSTETERLFSKAKLSVTDQRGSMNVETLNLLECLRSWDCSALIIPSESHYVGQTDADVIIDTVESGT; this is encoded by the exons ATGTCTTCCGTCTTTGATCACTCTGACTCTGCTAGTGCTATTGACATCGGTCACAGCACAGGCCATCTGGATGATCCTAACTCTGTTATCGATACAGAAGCCACCTCGTCGCCGGCACCATCGTCCTCGCCAGCTCTTACCGCTCCCCGCCCTAGGACATCTCCCATTTGGCAGTACTGtcgaagagaagaaggcaaggcTGTCCCGGCGGCCTGGGTTGATTCCAACGGAACAAAATGGTGGCATTGCCAGCCATGCTTTGATAAGAAAAGACCAAAGAGGTACAATTACTCTGGAGGGTCGTCCGTCATCGTCAATCACTTGCGAAAGGAGCACCATATCATGATTGCTGGAAGACAGGAGTCTAGGCGGGAAGTAACGCAAAGTCGCCTTGGAGATATCACTGCCTTCCTGGCCAAAGATACGCCTTCCTTAATCAAGAAACGCAAGGCGACCGCAGAGGAGGATGCTCTGGACCAGGCCACACTGCGCGAATTGTACTGCCGCTACACAGTAGCCTGCAGCCTCCCCTTTGCTCATGCCGAGCAACCAGCCTTTCGTGACCTAATCCGGTATATTCGCCCGGCTTCCGATGATCTCCTCCCAAGGTCTGGCGATACGGTTAGGACCGACTTGCAAAGGGCCTACATCAACAAGGAGTTTGTTAAAAGGGCCTTGCAGAATGCCCTCTCGTCGATTCACGTCGTCCCCGACAATTGGACATCGCCAAATTGTTTAGGAGTAATAGGCTTCACTGTTCAGTTTGTCACTGAAGATCACGGTTTGCTGTCCCTTGTGGTGAGGATAAAAGAATTAGAAGGCCAGCACAGCGGCGAGAACATGGCAGAAGCAATCATGGAGTTCATACGAGAATACGGAATAGCCTCAAAGGTGGGATACTTCATGATGGATAATGCCAGCAATATGAACACCATGATCGACAAGGTTTCCGACGACTTGGAACGTGAGTTTGACGTTTTCTACgatcctcttcctcaccgACTTCGCTGTTTCGGCCACATAATCAGCATGGCCGTGATGGAATTTCTCATCGGAAAACGACCGCCTACAACAAACCCCTACCACGGGCCATCCAACGAGGGAGTCGAGCAGTGGAGAAAGCGAGGGGCAATAGGCCAACTGCACAATATCGTAGTCTATATCACTTGGACCCCACAACGGCTCCAAACATTCACCACTCTCAGCGACGGTCTCAGACTGCGACGTGATAATGACACCCGCTGGAACTCGTGGTATGGAATGGTTGAGTGGGCTCTCCGGCCCAAAGTACGGCAGGCCATCACCATATTTTGTGCGCAAGAGCCGGCTCTGCAGGACGATGCTCTGACCCCGTCTGACTGGGCAACTTTGGCCGAGATTCACAAATTCCTCGAACCATTTTACGATGCTACAATAGCCAACGAAGGCATGAGAGATTCCATCTCGGACATTCTGCCTACCATGGACTATCTCCTGCATCACATTGAGGCTGCCAGGAAGGCCACCGCCCTTCCCCACTTGGCTGcaatgatggagactgcCTGGGCTAAACTGGCCGACTACTACGAATTGACGGAAGACTCACCAGTCTATTCGGCAGCGACAGTATTAAACCCGTCTCTTAAGTGGGCATATATGGAGAAGACTTGGGAGGACAAAATTGAATGGATTGAGAGAGCTAAAGCTCGCGTAGGGCAGTTGTGGAGGGAGACGTACAAATCAACCACCTCCTGCCCAGTTCTTCGTCCGGGCTCCGCACAACAGACAACTACAAGGCGACTAAACGGATACAAAATGTGGATGAAAGAGCAAAGGGCCACTATTTTCAAcatggatgacgacgagtACGAAGTGTATTGCCGTGAACCTGTGATGATGGTATCAGATCCGTTGAAATGGTGGTTAGAGTCAGCGCAGCGCCGACGGTTTCCTAACTTATCTTTGATGGCCATCGACATTCTATCGATTGCGCCCATGTCTACGGAGACAGAGCGACTtttctccaaagccaaactTTCGGTAACCGACCAGCGAGGATCTATGAATGTTGAAACGTTGAATCTATTGGAGTGCCTACGATCCTGGGATTGTAGTGCTCTAATTATTCCGTCAGAG AGCCATTATGTCGGCCAGACAGACGCAGATGTCATCATTGATACAGTGGAATCAGGAACTTGA
- a CDS encoding transposase (similar to Metarhizium robertsii ARSEF 23 XP_007825313.2): MGGGDRRRSRCPSGLGPLQFMRTSIILFLNKVDIFKQKLTRSLLGNYFPDYAGGKDVNKAAKYLLWRFNQVNRSHLNLYPQCGPPPHMGHPHKPAQSTVPFTSILDNSMNYGSNVLQFRMCTPDSMKTSYTEHDISQALEAVANGKSIRKASMEWGIPRATLFNRMHGRECRKDAFSSLQRLSQTQENKLTEWILIQDALGLPPTHSQIRQFAQRMLAVRGDHEPLGKHWMQAFLRRNPEIRTQRCYHRDSARVNGASTQVIRPWFRNFYIPEIQAIKPENRYNMDEAGIMEGLGENGLVVGSSERRSVQKKTPGSRAWTSFIECVSATGCALPPLVIFKGKTVQQQWFPHDLGYFKDWQFTATKNGWTSDQTAIEWLEKMFIPRTQPSDPSERRLLVLDGHGSHESVDFMYLCYQHKIHLLYLPPHTSHVLQPLDLSVFSPLKHFYRKEVGFLSLLTDSSPVGKQNFLICYQKARRQALSASNIKGGWKASGLWPVSVAKPLLSRLLLENSNKGKNNARKTTDELRTPSSRKSWMSETSQIAWATPKRSKDLKVQVLHFSQLESDMPTKRLLFRKITKGFDEKDSLLAKAQLQIQALEAQLEAARPKRRKKVETSPNSRFADIKAIQRAQEEIDVAENNEGDEEEPEVSENEENCIVVQID; the protein is encoded by the exons ATGGGAGGTGGTGATAGACGGCGCAGCCGTTGTCCAAGCGGCCTTGGCCCGTTACAGTTTATGAGAACTAGCATCATCTTGTTCCTCAATAAGGTCGACATATTCAAACAGAAGTTGACGCGATCGCTATTGGGAAACTATTTCCCGGACTACGCTGGAGGGAAAGATGTcaacaaagcagcaaaataCCTGCTGTGGCGCTTTAATCAGGTGAACCGTTCTCATCTGAATTTATATCCTCA ATGTGGGCCACCCCCTCATATGGGCCACCCGCATAAACCCGCACAATCAACCGTACCATTTACTTCGATACTTGATAACTCTATGAATTATGGCTCAAATGTATTACAATTTCGCATGTGCACTCCTGACTCAATGAAAACCTCATATACCGAACATGACATCAGCCAGGCACTTGAGGCGGTCGCCAATGGGAAGTCTATCCGGAAGGCCTCGATGGAGTGGGGTATTCCTAGagccactctcttcaacCGCATGCATGGCCGGGAATGTAGAAAGGATGCATTTTCTTCCCTTCAGAGGCTTTCCCAGACGCAAGAAAATAAACTTACCGAATGGATTCTAATCCAGGACGCTCTAGGCCTCCCTCCCACACACTCGCAGATCAGACAGTTCGCGCAGCGGATGCTTGCTGTTAGAGGGGACCACGAACCACTTGGAAAACACTGGATGCAGGCTTTTTTGAGAAGAAACCCTGAAATTCGGACGCAGAGGTGTTATCATAGGGACTCTGCACGTGTTAACGGTGCTTCCACTCAGGTAATTCGACCTTGGTTTAGAAATTTCTATATTCCCGAGATTCAGGCCATTAAGCCAGAGAACAGGTACAACATGGATGAAGCGGGCATCATGGAAGGCTTAGGGGAGAATGGTCTAGTTGTTGGGAGTTCGGAGAGACGCTCCGTTCAGAAGAAAACGCCGGGTTCGAGAGCCTGGACGTCCTTTATCGAATGCGTGTCGGCTACTGGCTGCGCACTGCCGCCCTTGGTTATATTCAAGGGTAAAACCGTTCAGCAACAATGGTTTCCGCACGACTTAGGCTATTTCAAGGATTGGCAATTCACAGCGACAAAAAACGGCTGGACTTCAGACCAAACTGCGATCGAGTGGCTTGAAAAGATGTTCATCCCCAGGACCCAGCCATCTGACCCTTCGGAGCGAAGATTGTTAGTTTTAGACGGGCATGGAAGCCACGAGTCGGTTGATTTCATGTACCTATGCTATCAGCACAAGATTCATCTACTTTACCTCCCCCCTCATACCTCACATGTCCTGCAACCTCTCGATCTGTCTGTCTTCTCACCTCTCAAGCACTTCTACCGCAAAGAGGTCGGATTTCTGAGCCTCTTGACCGATTCGAGCCCGGTCGGCAAGCAAAACTTTCTCATATGCTACCAGAAAGCTCGGAGACAGGCGCTGTCTGCATCAAACATTAAGGGTGGTTGGAAAGCAAGCGGTCTCTGGCCAGTGTCAGTTGCAAAGCCTCTTTTGAGCCGTCTCCTACTGGAGAACAGTAACAAGGGTAAGAATAACGCACGAAAAACTACCGATGAATTGAGAACTCCTTCATCTCGCAAATCTTGGATGTCGGAGACGTCACAGATCGCGTGGGCTACTCCTAAGAGGTCCAAAGATCTCAAGGTTCAGGTACTCCATTTTAGCCAACTAGAAAGCGATATGCCTACGAAGCGATTGCTCTTTAGAAAGATTACAAAAgggtttgatgagaaggataGCCTTCTTGCAAAAGCCCAATTGCAGATTCAGGCACTAGAAGCACAGCTAGAGGCTGCCAGACCGAAGCGAAGAAAGAAGGTCGAAACTAGCCCAAATTCGAGGTTCGCGGATATCAAAGCAATACAGCGCGCACAAGAGGAAATTGATGTAGCTGAAAATaatgaaggagatgaagaagagcctGAAGTATctgaaaatgaagaaaactgCATTGTAGTTCAAATTGATTAG
- a CDS encoding DDE superfamily endonuclease, with the protein MESSSKESRMILAVEAIQNTPELSIRAAAKIYTVDRSTLAKRLKGITARRDTTPNSRKLTDLEESIIIQYILDLDSRSFLPRLCGVRDMANRLLADRDAPLVGVNWASRFVKRHKELTTRFTRRYDYQRALCEDPKIIQPWFELVCNTVAKYGILEEDFHNFDETGFMMGMISTTMVVTSSDRHGKPTLAQPGDREWVSVIQSINSRGEAIPPFIIVAGQYHLSNWYEDSALPKDWVISTTHNGWTTNEKGVEWIQHFERHTKPRTRGAYRLLIMDGHESHHSTEFELFCKDHKIITLCMPSHSSHILQPLDVGCFGPLKKAYGREIEGLMRAGITHITKADFLPAFFTAFKSAMTEQNIQGAFRGAGLVPFDPKCVLSRLDVSLRTPSPAQEAVELPLPWVPKTPNNPTEATSQTDYIKKRISRHQGSSPTSILMAMDQFAKGARGIMHRMALLKAENEQLRAANATLSKRRRASKTRLLQGGSITIAEGQALQDHKDVEQQIQQDIRRSQGRKPRNEAKGRRCGTCGKSGHNARTCQITVEISNEEKSDEN; encoded by the coding sequence ATGGAATCCTCAAGTAAAGAGAGTCGAATGATCTTAGCTGTTGAGGCTATACAAAACACCCCAGAACTAAGCATCCGGGCTGCTGCAAAGATCTATACGGTTGACCGAAGCACTCTGGCCAAGCGCCTCAAAGGAATCACTGCGCGACGCGACACCACGCCCAATTCTCGGAAACTCACGGATCTAGAGGAATCTATTATTATTCAATATATCCTTGACTTAGATTCGCGATCATTTCTTCCCAGGCTCTGTGGTGTGCGAGATATGGCTAATCGATTGCTTGCCGATCGCGACGCGCCACTTGTGGGAGTCAACTGGGCTTCAAGATTTGTTAAGCGCCACAAAGAGCTAACCACGCGATTTACGCGTAGATATGACTATCAGAGAGCCTTGTGCGAAGATCCGAAGATAATTCAGCCctggtttgagcttgtgtgcaacacagtcgcgaaatacggcatcctGGAGGAGGATTTCCAtaactttgacgagactggctttatgatgggcatgatctCAACCACTATGGttgttacaagctcagatagACATGGGAAACCAACTTTAGCTCAACCAGGTgatagagaatgggtttcgGTAATtcaatctattaattctcgAGGTGAGGCTATCCCGCCATTTATCATCGTTGCGGGGCAGTATCACCTGTCGAACTGGTACGAAGATAGTGCGCTGCCgaaggattgggttatctctaCAACTCATAACGGCTGGACAACAAATGAGAAAGGCGTTGAATGGATTCAGCACTTCGAAAGGCATACTAAGCCACGAACTCGAGGTGCATACCGTCTTCTAATCATGGATGGGCATGAAAGCCACCACTCCACGGAATTCGAGCTATTCTGCAAGGACCATAAGATCATCAcgctttgcatgccatctcattcatctcatATTCTCCAGCCAttggatgttggctgttttgggccgcttAAGAAGGCGTATGGCCGAGAAATTGAAGGGCTGATGAGAGCGGGGATTACACACATTACGAAGGCGGATTTCCTACCTGCGTTCTTCACCGCATTCAAATCTGCAATGACGGAACAAAATATCCAGGGTGCCTTTAGAGGTGCAGGACTTGTTCCATTTGACCCAAAATGTGTCTTATCACGGCTGGATGTGAGCCTGCGGACGCCATCGCCAGCGCAAGAGGCAGTTGAGCTACCCCTAccgtgggttccaaagaccccaaacaatccaacCGAAGCAACTTCGCAAACGGATTATATTAAAAAACGGATAAGTCGTCATCAGGGAAGCTCGCCAACATCAATATTAATGGCcatggatcaatttgcgaagggGGCACGAGGCATAATGCATAGGATGGCGCTGTTGAAGGCTGAGAATGAACAACTTCGAGCGGCAAATGCAACACTAAGCAAGCGGCGCAGAGCAAGCAAAACGCGATTGCTTCAAGGAGGCAGTATTactattgccgagggacaGGCTCTTCAAGATCATAAGGATGTTGAGCAGCAGATACAGCAAGATATCCGCAGAAGTCAGGGTCGCAAGCCGAGGAATGAGGCAAAGGGTCGGCGTTGTGGTACATGCGGCAAGTCCGGCCATAATGCGCGCACTTGTCAAATCACTGTGGAAATATCCAATGAAGAGAAAAGCGATGAAAATTAA